In Paenibacillus sp. 1781tsa1, one DNA window encodes the following:
- a CDS encoding extracellular solute-binding protein translates to MTKTKKWMTMGITAALVVGLLAGCSSSDGENNTAGKDGEQGPITLTWFDGNTKGEPFTDAVAQEITKKTGIEISIQQPTGNPTEKLSLMLASGDYPDVVVMSRGDASLDKYISSGAFIPLDELIEKYGSDLKEMYGETLTKTRYSDGKNYYLANWYGLDSDPVFGMLMRQSLLEEFLPDKADGSQPLTTDEFEALLKNFKEKYNTIDGKESIPMTMNGENMGANLGTFKGMWGLKTYYDNNGRLQYDVKDPKYREMLLYMNRLYREGLIEKEFAISKTQTWIQKLTTGAVFATPGAYWDPGNGNAALKKDGGEKNQLFAYKVVAPGVDPAQTSFGPRSSLGWDAIAITKNNKHPEETIKLFNYLASDEGQHLLLWGKEGEQYTMVDGKRQPDPAFLQSFKDNWDDTVKKSGVRKWLWFIKNGLDPNGQPYDMAVKFQRSEVDELAIKSLGDSVWDTAQYDNLNPDGGTPQALTAQKVKDIMDQSITRAIIAPSEAEANSVFDKMLEDMKKAGDEKVEDIINEKYAQRMELWSSK, encoded by the coding sequence ATGACAAAGACAAAAAAATGGATGACCATGGGGATTACAGCTGCATTAGTCGTTGGTTTGCTTGCGGGCTGCTCCTCCAGTGATGGGGAGAACAACACAGCGGGTAAAGACGGGGAACAAGGGCCGATTACGCTGACCTGGTTTGATGGCAATACCAAAGGAGAACCTTTTACCGATGCAGTGGCCCAGGAAATTACCAAAAAGACGGGCATAGAGATCTCCATCCAACAGCCAACGGGGAATCCAACGGAAAAACTGAGTCTGATGCTGGCGAGTGGTGACTATCCGGATGTGGTGGTCATGAGTCGTGGAGATGCTTCCCTCGATAAGTACATTTCAAGCGGCGCATTCATTCCACTGGATGAGTTAATTGAAAAGTATGGTTCGGATCTGAAAGAAATGTACGGCGAAACCTTGACCAAAACACGATATTCAGACGGCAAAAACTACTATTTGGCAAACTGGTATGGACTCGACAGTGATCCGGTCTTCGGCATGCTGATGAGACAGAGTCTGTTGGAAGAGTTCCTTCCAGACAAAGCCGATGGTTCACAGCCACTCACCACGGACGAGTTTGAAGCACTCCTGAAAAATTTCAAAGAAAAATACAACACGATTGATGGCAAAGAATCCATTCCCATGACGATGAACGGTGAAAACATGGGCGCGAATCTGGGAACATTCAAAGGCATGTGGGGTTTAAAAACGTATTATGACAACAACGGACGTCTGCAATATGATGTTAAGGACCCTAAATATCGTGAAATGCTTTTATACATGAATAGGTTATATAGAGAAGGTCTGATTGAGAAGGAATTTGCGATTAGCAAGACGCAGACATGGATTCAAAAGCTGACAACTGGTGCGGTATTCGCTACCCCAGGAGCATATTGGGACCCAGGTAACGGCAATGCGGCCCTGAAAAAGGATGGCGGGGAAAAGAATCAGTTGTTCGCATACAAGGTTGTTGCTCCAGGTGTAGATCCGGCCCAAACGTCATTTGGCCCAAGAAGCTCGCTTGGATGGGATGCAATCGCCATTACCAAAAACAACAAACACCCGGAAGAAACGATAAAGCTGTTTAATTATCTGGCGAGTGATGAAGGACAGCATTTGCTGCTGTGGGGTAAGGAAGGCGAACAATATACCATGGTGGATGGCAAGCGACAACCAGACCCTGCATTCCTGCAGAGTTTCAAGGATAACTGGGATGATACGGTGAAGAAAAGTGGCGTTCGTAAATGGTTATGGTTTATCAAAAATGGTCTGGATCCGAATGGACAGCCTTATGACATGGCCGTTAAATTCCAACGCAGTGAAGTGGATGAACTGGCCATTAAGAGTCTTGGGGATTCTGTATGGGATACAGCGCAGTATGATAACCTGAATCCAGATGGGGGAACACCTCAAGCACTTACCGCCCAGAAGGTGAAGGATATTATGGATCAGAGCATTACGAGAGCCATTATTGCTCCAAGTGAAGCTGAAGCCAACTCTGTGTTTGACAAGATGCTGGAGGATATGAAGAAGGCTGGCGATGAAAAAGTGGAAGATATCATTAACGAGAAATATGCTCAGCGTATGGAACTGTGGTCTTCGAAATAA
- a CDS encoding class I SAM-dependent methyltransferase, protein MIPLVYDQINHWGRDDEFFLALLKKLKIESIVDLGCGTGRWTTHLVPYGYKITAIDPHEEAIEMARIKDNSGNVNWIVGDSSNLQTNTYDAVIMTANVAQVFLTDDSWKKVISDIFRSLKVGGHFIFDIRNPLAKVWEEWEKDRTPDLAKDMRSGDPLEIYTEYEGFEGDIYTFYETVKNTKTDEVLVHEKMQIRFRNQGELDESLKQTGFSEIETYGDWEFEHANSKNRSFIFHCVK, encoded by the coding sequence ATGATTCCATTAGTATATGACCAGATTAACCATTGGGGAAGGGACGACGAATTTTTCCTTGCATTGCTAAAGAAATTAAAAATAGAGTCTATCGTTGACTTAGGCTGCGGAACAGGAAGATGGACTACTCATCTTGTTCCGTACGGTTATAAAATTACAGCTATTGATCCCCATGAAGAAGCGATTGAAATGGCGAGAATTAAAGATAATTCAGGCAATGTGAATTGGATTGTAGGGGATAGCTCGAATTTACAAACCAATACCTATGACGCGGTTATTATGACTGCCAATGTGGCACAGGTATTTCTTACTGATGACAGTTGGAAGAAAGTAATCTCAGACATATTTCGATCCCTAAAAGTTGGCGGTCACTTTATTTTTGATATTCGAAACCCTTTGGCCAAAGTGTGGGAAGAGTGGGAGAAGGATAGGACTCCGGACTTGGCTAAAGATATGCGAAGTGGAGACCCTCTCGAAATCTATACAGAATATGAAGGGTTTGAGGGAGATATCTATACTTTTTATGAAACTGTGAAAAATACAAAAACAGACGAAGTCCTAGTTCATGAAAAAATGCAGATCAGATTTCGAAATCAAGGAGAATTGGATGAGTCGCTGAAACAAACAGGGTTTTCGGAAATTGAAACATATGGCGATTGGGAATTTGAACACGCAAATTCTAAAAATCGATCCTTTATTTTTCATTGTGTAAAATAG
- a CDS encoding helix-turn-helix domain-containing protein encodes MRVCNEGFEQEFIDGNSDMYAIAFTQNVLSGRWKYFILWYLKDETRRYSDIKKFLGDLSQGSLTKQLKELENDGVIQRDIYPEVPPRVEYSLTEKGMKLLPILEKMEDFGKEFGGNR; translated from the coding sequence ATGCGGGTTTGTAATGAAGGATTTGAGCAAGAGTTCATCGATGGAAATAGTGATATGTACGCGATAGCCTTTACCCAGAATGTTCTTTCCGGACGGTGGAAGTATTTTATATTATGGTATCTAAAAGATGAAACACGTCGTTATTCGGACATCAAAAAATTCCTTGGGGATCTCTCTCAGGGCTCACTTACCAAGCAACTTAAGGAATTAGAGAATGATGGCGTTATTCAACGTGATATTTATCCGGAAGTTCCTCCACGAGTCGAGTACTCTTTGACAGAAAAGGGAATGAAGTTACTTCCAATCCTTGAAAAGATGGAGGACTTCGGTAAAGAATTCGGTGGAAACCGATGA
- a CDS encoding NtaA/DmoA family FMN-dependent monooxygenase (This protein belongs to a clade of FMN-dependent monooxygenases, within a broader family of flavin-dependent oxidoreductases, the luciferase-like monooxygenase (LMM) family, some of whose members use coenzyme F420 rather than FMN.) yields the protein MQKNKKMQLALQMVSGYGGEFSAWRVPGTDPAAYTNIDSYVERAKIAEQGKFQMIFIADTPSLTVNLGPQTPAFPMDPTLALMAVARETKHIGLVATLSTTFNYPYNIARQFKALDVISQGRVGWNAVTTSDPSAAANFGAKVANRKERYDKAHESIQIVQALWGSWESDAWTLDVEGGTFADMDKIKPINLQGQYYASRGPLPIPPSAQGQPVIFQAGGGDEGLELAGRYASGVYANPYDIESAREQRQAIRQSAVHFGRKPDDIKMFAGFMFSLASTEEEALTRRKQLMSFNPQEIPSRVSYLGSMIGLPLSVNSIDIDKGLPADLLKHAYAHPMDPRSPKALKLLQQGLSIRDVLAHGVINYHPVVAGTPTQVADFLEEWFLAEACDGFSVVPDIAFDGVADFVNQVVPILQKRGLFHTEYEGKTLRENMGVPYEYGMRELK from the coding sequence ATGCAAAAAAACAAGAAGATGCAATTGGCTCTACAGATGGTTTCAGGATACGGCGGTGAATTCAGCGCTTGGAGAGTGCCTGGCACTGACCCAGCAGCTTATACAAATATAGATAGTTATGTAGAACGGGCGAAGATAGCCGAACAGGGGAAGTTTCAAATGATTTTTATTGCCGATACTCCTTCATTAACTGTGAACTTAGGCCCTCAGACGCCTGCGTTCCCAATGGATCCAACGTTGGCTCTAATGGCCGTAGCCCGAGAAACGAAACACATTGGACTTGTTGCTACACTTTCTACGACATTCAACTATCCATACAACATTGCACGTCAGTTCAAAGCACTGGATGTAATTAGTCAAGGACGTGTAGGTTGGAATGCGGTTACTACATCCGACCCCTCAGCAGCTGCCAATTTTGGTGCAAAAGTTGCCAACCGTAAAGAACGGTATGACAAAGCACATGAAAGTATACAAATTGTTCAGGCTTTGTGGGGGAGTTGGGAGTCCGATGCTTGGACACTTGATGTAGAAGGAGGAACATTCGCTGATATGGACAAAATCAAGCCAATAAACCTTCAAGGTCAATATTATGCATCTCGTGGTCCTTTGCCAATTCCCCCTTCTGCACAAGGCCAACCTGTTATTTTTCAGGCGGGAGGAGGGGATGAGGGATTAGAATTAGCTGGGAGATATGCCTCGGGTGTGTACGCGAATCCATATGATATCGAATCTGCTCGTGAACAAAGACAAGCGATTCGGCAAAGTGCCGTTCATTTTGGCCGAAAACCTGATGATATCAAGATGTTTGCGGGTTTTATGTTTTCGCTAGCTTCAACCGAAGAAGAAGCCTTGACACGTCGAAAACAGCTTATGAGCTTTAATCCTCAGGAGATTCCTAGTCGGGTAAGTTATCTCGGTTCAATGATCGGTTTACCCTTGTCGGTAAACTCGATAGATATTGATAAGGGATTACCTGCTGACTTGTTGAAACATGCATATGCTCATCCAATGGACCCAAGATCACCAAAAGCCTTGAAATTACTGCAGCAAGGGCTATCCATACGCGATGTTCTTGCCCATGGGGTCATTAATTATCATCCTGTCGTTGCAGGCACACCCACACAAGTTGCTGATTTTTTAGAAGAATGGTTTTTGGCTGAAGCGTGTGACGGCTTTTCAGTCGTCCCCGATATAGCTTTTGATGGCGTTGCGGATTTTGTAAACCAGGTTGTGCCTATCTTACAGAAACGTGGTTTGTTTCACACCGAATACGAAGGAAAAACCCTTCGAGAGAACATGGGCGTTCCATACGAATATGGGATGCGGGAATTGAAATAA
- the nfsA gene encoding oxygen-insensitive NADPH nitroreductase: MNHTLELLHNHTSYRTYTSQPLAEEQVDAIFKAANQTSSFSLLQAVSIVRITDPVLRTKVRKLCVDQPYIEEAAEFWIFCADFNRNHQIAPDVDIEYIEFLLIGSFDAGLMAQNALTAAESMGLGGVFIGAVRANIEELSDLLGLPKYVIPLVGLCIGSPTGNKPELKPRLPQSMLLLENQYRALDQDKLAIYDETMLKYYENRPIRAPFTVKKVTGWSDHIQDHLQRSILPQMMDYLNKQGFAKK; encoded by the coding sequence ATGAATCACACACTTGAGTTGCTTCATAATCACACATCGTATCGTACGTACACATCGCAACCTTTAGCAGAGGAACAAGTCGATGCGATCTTTAAGGCCGCCAATCAAACTTCATCGTTCAGTCTTTTGCAGGCCGTGTCCATTGTTCGTATCACTGATCCGGTTCTACGAACAAAGGTGAGAAAACTTTGTGTTGATCAACCTTATATTGAAGAGGCGGCAGAGTTTTGGATTTTTTGTGCGGATTTTAACCGAAACCATCAAATTGCTCCGGATGTAGACATCGAATATATTGAATTCCTCTTGATTGGTTCATTCGATGCCGGGCTCATGGCACAAAATGCATTAACTGCGGCTGAATCTATGGGACTAGGCGGTGTTTTTATTGGTGCGGTCAGAGCTAATATTGAGGAATTATCAGACTTGTTGGGCTTACCGAAGTATGTGATTCCGTTAGTGGGATTATGCATAGGCAGTCCCACGGGAAATAAACCTGAACTAAAACCTCGTCTGCCTCAATCTATGCTTTTACTTGAAAATCAGTATCGGGCACTCGACCAAGATAAATTGGCTATTTATGACGAAACCATGTTGAAATACTATGAGAATCGTCCAATAAGAGCTCCTTTTACAGTGAAAAAAGTAACAGGATGGAGTGATCACATACAGGATCATCTTCAAAGAAGTATCCTACCTCAAATGATGGACTATTTGAACAAACAAGGATTTGCTAAAAAATAA
- a CDS encoding NADPH-dependent F420 reductase translates to MRFGIIGAGPIALSISKKLVNNNHDVKIADARGVERLEGKPLNATPVKVEDVISNIDVLIISIPLHALPNIRSVVEKAADEVIVVDTSNYYPQMGVKIEEIENGMVESVWVTKQLGRSIIKAFNNLLAYTLEYEGKPEGSSRRIAAAIAGDDLQQKQTIMSIVSEVGFDTVDSGSLNDSWRQQPGTPAYCTELTKEELSEALQKAKKEQAPFLRDKVMEKLIAVSGGFSHEEIVNLNREMYNS, encoded by the coding sequence ATGAGATTCGGAATCATTGGCGCGGGACCCATTGCATTATCTATTTCGAAAAAGTTGGTAAATAATAATCACGATGTGAAAATTGCAGATGCTCGTGGTGTAGAACGTCTCGAAGGGAAACCACTTAATGCAACTCCTGTGAAGGTAGAAGATGTCATTTCCAATATTGATGTTCTCATCATATCTATTCCTCTTCATGCGCTGCCTAATATTCGTAGTGTAGTTGAAAAAGCGGCGGATGAAGTTATTGTCGTTGACACTTCCAATTACTATCCTCAAATGGGAGTGAAAATTGAAGAGATCGAGAACGGGATGGTTGAAAGTGTCTGGGTCACAAAACAATTAGGCAGATCAATTATCAAAGCTTTTAATAATTTGTTAGCCTATACTTTAGAATATGAAGGTAAACCGGAAGGGAGCAGTCGTCGCATTGCGGCAGCTATTGCCGGTGACGATCTTCAGCAAAAGCAAACAATTATGAGCATAGTCAGCGAAGTAGGTTTCGATACAGTGGATAGCGGGAGTTTAAATGATTCATGGAGACAGCAGCCTGGAACACCAGCATATTGCACAGAACTAACCAAAGAGGAATTAAGTGAAGCACTTCAAAAGGCAAAAAAAGAACAAGCCCCATTTCTGCGGGACAAAGTTATGGAGAAGCTGATCGCGGTTTCTGGTGGATTTTCGCATGAAGAAATCGTCAATCTAAATAGAGAGATGTATAATTCCTAA
- a CDS encoding MarR family winged helix-turn-helix transcriptional regulator — protein MTDAVDCDIRQSLDRISSQMRRNYSESLRELNLYVGQDNLLYRLWMGDGVTQMQLCEHLKCEPPTVTNMVKSLEHNGFIYRKRDVQDARVMRIYLTEKGKELEQPVDKKWREQQAKLLHSISEEERLILRKLMQQMERNII, from the coding sequence ATGACAGATGCAGTAGACTGTGACATTCGACAGTCTTTAGATCGGATTTCCTCCCAAATGCGTCGAAATTATAGTGAATCACTGCGGGAACTTAATCTTTATGTAGGGCAGGATAATTTGCTCTATCGTCTGTGGATGGGTGACGGCGTAACACAGATGCAGCTATGTGAACACTTAAAGTGTGAGCCTCCAACAGTAACAAATATGGTTAAATCACTGGAGCATAACGGATTTATATATCGCAAACGTGATGTACAAGATGCGCGAGTCATGCGTATTTACCTGACCGAAAAAGGAAAAGAATTAGAGCAACCAGTCGATAAAAAATGGAGGGAGCAACAAGCAAAATTGCTTCACTCTATCTCTGAGGAAGAACGCCTGATCTTAAGAAAGCTAATGCAGCAAATGGAGAGGAATATAATATGA
- a CDS encoding GNAT family N-acetyltransferase, with protein sequence MRSVNIHIRDISVDDAAGLLQLQKENRDFFEIYAPIRTDEFYTLEGQLKHIQKQVEARKNDQAYNFGIFTNTDNMLVGTVSLFHVMRGPLQSAYIGYDLDQKSNGRGYTTEAVRLVVDHGFHKLKLHRIEAGAMTHNIASIRVLEKVGFQKEGIARQNVHINGKWEDHQILAILNPYS encoded by the coding sequence TTGAGAAGCGTCAACATACATATTAGGGATATTTCCGTCGATGATGCTGCTGGACTACTCCAGTTGCAGAAAGAAAATCGTGATTTTTTTGAAATCTACGCACCGATACGCACCGACGAATTTTATACGCTGGAAGGACAGCTTAAGCATATTCAAAAGCAGGTCGAAGCTAGAAAAAATGACCAAGCATATAATTTTGGAATCTTCACAAACACCGATAATATGTTAGTGGGGACGGTAAGCCTTTTTCACGTAATGCGGGGCCCTCTTCAAAGTGCATATATCGGATACGACTTAGATCAAAAAAGTAATGGTAGAGGCTACACGACTGAGGCTGTTCGGTTAGTCGTTGACCATGGCTTCCATAAATTAAAATTACATAGAATTGAAGCAGGGGCAATGACGCATAATATCGCTTCAATTCGAGTGCTTGAGAAGGTTGGCTTTCAAAAAGAAGGCATTGCTCGACAGAATGTTCATATTAATGGAAAATGGGAGGATCATCAGATACTCGCGATTCTTAACCCATACAGTTAG
- a CDS encoding DinB family protein, which yields MSNFVVKQLGFVRRQAIDYVRNINDSASEIIPTGLKNNIKWNLGHMYVIHEKFAFQLSGQETKYPANFSKLFESGTKPSDWNIEPPTMAQIIELLTEQMERVESVLLSKLKEEINPHYKSSTGLTFTNVEQLLGFLIYHEAMHFATIKNIKSIIDS from the coding sequence ATGAGCAATTTTGTCGTAAAACAATTGGGATTTGTTCGCCGTCAGGCAATTGATTATGTGAGGAATATAAATGACTCTGCCTCGGAAATCATTCCAACAGGTTTGAAAAACAATATAAAATGGAATCTAGGCCACATGTATGTTATTCATGAGAAATTCGCTTTCCAACTTAGTGGACAAGAAACCAAATATCCTGCTAATTTTAGCAAGTTGTTTGAATCAGGAACTAAACCGTCTGACTGGAATATAGAGCCTCCAACGATGGCACAGATAATCGAATTGTTAACTGAACAAATGGAAAGGGTTGAATCGGTACTTTTAAGCAAATTGAAAGAAGAAATCAATCCTCATTACAAGTCTTCTACAGGACTTACCTTTACAAATGTTGAACAATTACTGGGTTTTTTGATTTACCATGAAGCAATGCACTTTGCAACAATTAAAAATATCAAGAGCATAATTGACAGTTAG
- a CDS encoding TetR/AcrR family transcriptional regulator — protein MTRTVFEKSDVIPLVTEVFRELGYEGASMSKITARTGLSKGSLYYFFPGGKDEMAAEILAHIDQWFIKNIFEPLEKNEPRAAIDHMWQEVDTYFQSGQRICLIGAFALDETRDRFAAVIRQYFIRWIEALSAALVQAGISKETADQISEETIASIQGGLILSRGLHDESFFERTLANLSQRVSTYVSKSNSGQ, from the coding sequence ATGACGCGCACTGTTTTTGAAAAATCTGATGTCATCCCTCTCGTTACTGAGGTATTTCGTGAATTAGGTTATGAGGGTGCATCTATGAGTAAAATTACAGCCCGTACAGGTCTATCTAAAGGAAGCTTATATTATTTCTTTCCGGGTGGAAAAGATGAGATGGCTGCTGAAATTCTTGCTCACATTGATCAATGGTTTATCAAGAACATTTTTGAACCGCTCGAAAAGAATGAACCTCGGGCAGCCATTGATCATATGTGGCAAGAGGTCGATACTTATTTTCAATCTGGTCAGCGTATATGCCTTATTGGTGCATTTGCTTTGGACGAAACAAGAGATCGATTCGCTGCTGTAATTCGGCAATATTTTATAAGATGGATTGAAGCCTTAAGCGCGGCACTAGTTCAAGCAGGTATCTCTAAAGAGACTGCTGACCAAATTTCAGAAGAAACCATTGCTAGTATTCAAGGGGGATTAATTCTGAGTAGAGGACTTCATGATGAATCCTTTTTTGAACGTACATTGGCAAATCTGTCACAACGAGTCTCAACTTATGTTTCTAAAAGCAACTCTGGTCAGTGA
- a CDS encoding nuclear transport factor 2 family protein: MNNLTPPFTRETAIQKTRMAEDSWNSRDPQRVSLVYTEDCYWRNRSEFITGRQEIVSLLTRKWAKELDYRLIKELWSFTDNRIAVRFAYEWRDDSGNWFRSYGNENWEFADDGLMQRRFASINDMPIKEEERKFHWPLGTRPAEHPSLSELNL; encoded by the coding sequence ATGAATAATTTAACTCCCCCATTCACTCGTGAGACAGCAATCCAAAAAACACGTATGGCAGAAGACAGCTGGAATAGCCGAGACCCTCAGCGCGTCTCACTTGTGTATACTGAGGATTGTTATTGGAGAAATCGGAGCGAATTTATAACAGGCCGCCAAGAAATTGTCTCTTTACTAACTCGAAAATGGGCCAAAGAACTGGACTACCGCCTTATCAAGGAGCTTTGGTCATTTACGGATAACCGTATTGCAGTTAGATTCGCATATGAATGGCGTGATGATAGTGGCAATTGGTTCAGATCGTATGGAAACGAAAATTGGGAATTTGCTGACGACGGCTTGATGCAGCGCAGATTTGCTTCGATTAATGACATGCCGATTAAGGAAGAGGAACGAAAATTTCATTGGCCTCTCGGCACGCGCCCCGCTGAACACCCAAGCCTAAGTGAGTTAAACCTATGA
- a CDS encoding alpha/beta fold hydrolase, with the protein MAKVNVGAENEQPIELYYEDHGAGKPIILIHGWPLSGRSWEKQVPALIEAGYRVITYDRRGFGQSSQPWDGYDYDSFASDLHKLILHLDLRDATLVGFSMGGGEVARYVGTYGTERVSKAVFAGAVPPYLYITEDNPQGGLDDATIAEFQNGVKADRLAFLDGFTSNFFAAGDRADLVSEPFRIYNRDIAALASPKGTLDCIAAFALTDFRQDLEKFNIPTLVIHGDSDAIVPLEVSGQRTHESIPGSRLVVVEGGPHGFNATHSEQFNAALIEFLQD; encoded by the coding sequence ATGGCTAAAGTAAATGTAGGCGCTGAGAATGAACAACCAATCGAACTGTATTATGAAGATCATGGTGCGGGAAAACCAATTATTTTAATTCATGGCTGGCCTTTGAGTGGACGATCCTGGGAGAAGCAAGTTCCTGCACTAATTGAAGCAGGCTACCGCGTTATCACATATGACCGTCGTGGATTCGGTCAGTCTTCTCAACCTTGGGATGGTTATGACTATGATTCATTTGCATCGGATTTGCATAAATTGATACTGCACCTTGATCTGCGTGATGCCACATTAGTTGGATTCTCCATGGGTGGCGGAGAAGTTGCACGTTATGTGGGAACCTACGGGACAGAACGCGTTTCTAAAGCCGTATTTGCGGGAGCGGTTCCTCCCTATCTCTATATAACCGAAGACAATCCTCAAGGCGGATTGGATGATGCAACGATTGCAGAATTCCAAAACGGGGTTAAAGCGGATCGGCTAGCATTTTTGGATGGTTTTACAAGCAACTTTTTCGCTGCTGGAGACCGTGCAGACCTTGTGAGCGAACCATTCCGTATCTATAACCGTGATATTGCAGCTCTGGCTTCACCTAAAGGCACATTGGATTGTATTGCTGCCTTTGCCCTTACGGATTTCCGTCAGGATCTGGAGAAGTTCAACATTCCAACACTGGTTATCCATGGCGATTCAGATGCCATCGTGCCTTTGGAGGTGAGTGGACAACGTACTCATGAATCCATCCCTGGCAGTCGTCTGGTCGTTGTCGAAGGTGGACCACACGGATTCAATGCGACCCATTCTGAACAATTTAATGCAGCATTGATCGAATTTTTGCAAGATTAA
- a CDS encoding ASCH domain-containing protein encodes MKVLSMIQPWATLLVQGETLYETRSWKTRYRGPLAIHASQKVDKQACKNEPIRSLLAKNGYTEQNLPTGVILATCELSNCYQVIDANHTSAILDCGKVVTGEDFLLGDYSPGYFAWEVAGFRLLKPYIPVKGKLGLWEYPIDEELMI; translated from the coding sequence ATGAAAGTATTATCTATGATTCAACCATGGGCGACTCTGCTTGTCCAAGGCGAGACTCTCTATGAAACAAGATCCTGGAAGACCCGGTATCGCGGTCCGTTGGCCATTCATGCAAGCCAGAAAGTCGATAAGCAGGCCTGCAAAAATGAACCCATACGTTCTTTACTCGCCAAGAATGGCTATACGGAACAAAACCTCCCTACGGGGGTTATCCTTGCAACTTGCGAGCTTTCAAATTGTTATCAAGTCATCGATGCTAATCATACGTCAGCCATTCTGGATTGCGGGAAGGTTGTGACGGGAGAGGACTTCCTGTTAGGGGATTACAGTCCAGGTTATTTTGCGTGGGAAGTAGCGGGTTTCCGTCTGCTGAAGCCCTATATTCCAGTGAAGGGAAAACTGGGACTATGGGAATATCCGATAGACGAAGAGTTAATGATATGA